The Amycolatopsis sp. NBC_01480 genome segment CGTTCCAGCGCACCGCGTGCCCGGCGCCGTCCGGCGTGAACGACTTGCCGGCCGCCTGCCCGGCGCCGTTGACCGCGCGCGCCTCGGCGACGGTGCCCTTGGTCAGGGCGGGCAGTTCGGTGATGCTCGGCGCCGCCGAAGCGGGTACGGCGGTCAACGGCGCCGCCACCAGCGCCGTGAGGACGGCGCCAGCCATCGTGAGTCTTCGGACCTTTTTCACACTGCCTCCCCTGGATCCGGACAATACTGCACCATTCGCTACTAATCCGACTACAGCCACGGCGGAAACGGGTTCCTACGAGCAGATCGGCTGCAGCCCGTATCCGCCTACTTCCGGTCGGATTAGTAACGACGACAAAGCCCCCGAACTCCGTCGACAGCAGCAAAATTAGCAGGATTCGGCGGGGACGAAGTTGGGGCCGCTGAGATCGAAGCGATCTTTGTGCGCGGTCACGAACTCCCCGACCGACTGCGGGACGCGGTGGCCGACCCGTTCGACGTTGTCGTTGGTCCCGGCGAAGACGCCGTTCCGGTAGTCGACGGCGACGTGGCTCAGGTGCTGGACGAGGTGCGGCGACAGGCCGCGCGCGGTCATGGCCGCGGCGAACTCGTCGACGCTGATCGGCTCGTAGTGCACGGGGAAACCGAGCGTGGCGGCCATGGCGGCGGCGATCTCGTGGTGGTCCAGCTCGACCGGGCCGTGCAGGGTGTACACGGCGCGGTCGTGCGGCTCGGGGTCGGTCAGCAGCGCGGCGATCACGTGGGACTGGTCGGCGGCGGCGATCGGGGCGTGGCGGCCCTCGCCGAACGGGAGCCGGAGGTAGCCCTCACCGTCGCGCAGCTCCCACCACGTCGTGAGCCACTCGGCGAAGAAGGTGGGACGCAGGTGCGCGGTGAGCAGGCCGGTCCGGTCGAGCAGGCGCTCGCTCAGCCAGTGCTGCCGGGCGGCGTCGCTCCCGGCGTCGCGGCGGGCGGAGATCTGCGACATGTCGACCACCGACCGGACCCCCGCATCCGTTGCCGCCTGGGCGAAATTGACAGTCGCCTCGATCAGGCTCGGGGCGATCGGATGGCACAGGTAGGCGCCGGTGACCCCGCGCATGGCGGCGCTCACCCCGTTCAGATCGTGCAGGTCCGCCACCGCGATCTCGGCGCCGGCCGCGGCCAGCGCGCGGGACCGCTCGTCCTCGCGGCGCACCATGGCCCGGACGCGATGGCCGCGTTCCAGCAGCAGTTTGACTGTGCCACCACCGGTTTTGCCGGTCGCGCCACTGATCAGGTACAGGCTGTCGGTCATCTTGATGCCTTTCTCGGTGGACGCCGGTTCAGGCCGTGACCTCGGCGCCGACCAGGTTTCCCTTCATCAGCCAGGTCGGGCCCTCGGCGTAGGTGGTGGCTTCGGCGAAGAACGCGCCGAAGTACGGGCCGGCGGCGTGGGCGTTGAAGGCGTCGACGTCCGCATAGACCTCGTTGAGGTAGAAGACGTCCGGGTTCTCCTCGTCGGCGATGACCTCGAAGCGGTGGGAGCCGGGCTCGTGCGCGAGGGAGTCGCGGCCGGTCTGGGCGGCGAGCCGGACGAAGTCCTCGTGGTGCTCGGCCGGACGGTGAAGGAGACAAGGAACTGGTACACGTCGAAGGCCTTCCGAACGTAGTTCACTGAATGAACTCCGACCGTAGCACGCGGGAGTTCATTCAGTGAACTACCGCGTGTAAGGTGGACGGCATGGTTCTTCCCAGCACGTACGCGGATCGCAACTGCTCGCTGGCCCGGGCGTTGGAGGTGGTCGGCGAGCGGTGGACGCTGCTGATCGTGCGGGACGCGTTCTACGGGATCCGCCGGTTCGGCGATTTCGCCACGCAGCTCGGCATTCCCCGCGCCGTCCTGACCAGCCGGCTCAAGCTGCTCGTGCGTGAGGGCGTGCTCGTCCACGACAACACCGGCGAGTACCGGCTGACCGACAAGGGGATCGGCCTCTGGCCGGTCGTGCGCGTGATGATGGCCTGGGGCGACGAGCATTACTCGCCGGCCGGCGTCAAGCGCGCGCTGCGGCACGACCGCGACGGCACGCTGCTCGACCACGAAGGACGCTGCAGGGAATGCGGTGAACTCGTCCCGGTTCCGGAGATCCGGATCGAGCCGGGGCCCGGGTTCACCCCCGCGAAATCCAGCCCTGATCCCGTTTCCGCCCGGCTCAACGCGCCACGCCGGCTCCTCGAACCGCTCGCGGCCCAGCACTGAGGACCCCGCCGTGCCGACCCATCCGCTGGACAACGCCACCCACTCCGCCCTGACCGGGCCGCACGCCCGGTTCGCCGAGCGCCGCGGCAACGCGCTGCGCTACCCGGCCGACATTTCGCCGTTGATGGCGCTGCCGGACGACCCCGAGACAAAAGACTGGACCGACCTCGCGGCTCTCGCCGGCGCGCGGCTCAGCCTGACCGGCCCCGTGCTCGAACCGCCGGACGGCTGGACGGTCGAAGCGCGCATCCCGCTGCTACAGTTCGTCGACGACGGGATCGCCGCCGCGTCGGACGAGGAGGCCGTCCGTCTCGGCGAGGCCGACGTGCCGGAAATACTCGAGCTGGTCGAGCTGACCAAGCCCGGGCCGTTCCTGAAGCGCACCATCGAAATGGGCACCTACCTCGGGATCCGCCGTGACGGCCGGCTGGTGGCCATGGCCGGCGAACGCCTGCACGCTCCCGGATGGACGGAGATCAGCGCGGTCTGCAGCGACCCGGCCTACCGCGGGCACGGCCTCGGCACGCGGCTGCTGCTGGCCGTCGCCGCCGGAATCCGGGACCGCGGCGAGACCCCGTTCCTGCACGTTCTGGAGTCCAATGTGGACGCTGTCCGGCTGTATGAGCGCCTCGGGTTCCGGCTGCGGCTGCGCACGAACATCGTGATCGCCGCCCAGCCGTGATCACTGGCCGAGCAGCGCGGCCTGGCTCTCCAGAACCGCCGACACCGCCTCGAAGGGCTCAGTGCTACGCAACGCGCGAGCAGTGACCAGCGCCCCCTCCATGCCCGCGACGGCCGTGTGGGCGAAGCGGCGCGCGGCAGCTTCGTCAATGCCGAAAGCCGCGAAGTGTCCTGTCAAACTCTCGATCATCGCGGAGAAAGCCTTGCCGCCCATGGCATCGAGTTCGTCGGAGCCGCCGGCGGACTCGATCACCAGCGGCGCCAGCGCGCACCCCTGCCGGTAATCCGCGGCCACGAGGTTTTCCCGAGCCTGGCCGAGATAAGCGTGGACCAGCTCGACCGGTGATCCGGCTGCCACGGCGGCGCGGTCGATCTGCGCGACCTGCTCGCGTACATGCAGTTCAGCCGCCTCCACCGCCAGCTGGGCCTTGCCGCCAGGGAAATGGAAGTACACCGAACCGCGCGGAGCCTCGCTCAACGCCAGCACGTCCGAGAAGGCCGTCGCGTGGTAGCCCCGCTCGCGCAGGCACTGCCCGGCGGCCCGGACCATCTTCTCTCGCGCATCCGTGCGCCGTCCTGCCATGGTGCCCACGCTACGCCGCTATGTATGTCGTGCGACATAGTTTGTAGCCGAGTATGACGACTGTCATGGAAGGTGAGGGGGTCGAGCGAACGAAGGAGAGCGCCCATGTCATCCGTGCTCATCACCGGCGCGTCCCAGGGAATCGGCCGGGCCATCGCCCTGGAGCTGGCGAACCGCGGCCACCGGGTGATCGCCACCGCCCGCCGCCCGGAGACTCTGGCCGACCTGCCCGTCGACGAGCGCTTGCGGCTCGACGTCACCGACCAGGACAGCGTCGACGAGGCCATGGCCGCGGCCGGGGAGGTCGACGTGCTGGTCAGCAACGCCGGCGCGACCCTGCGCGCGCCGCTGGAAAGCGTTCCCCTGGCCGAGGTCGAACGGATCTACCAGCTCAACACCATCGGCGCGTTACGCGTGGCGCAAGGCGTGCTGCCCGCGATGCGCGAGCGGGGGTCGGGCCGCCTGGTCTTCGTCTCCAGCATCCAGGGACGGCTGGTGCTGCCGGTCATCGGCGCGTACGGCGCGAGCAAGTGGGCGCTGGAGGCGATCGCCGAGACGCTGGCCATCGAGACCCGTCCCTTCGGCGTCAAGGTGAGCATCGTGCAACCGGGCGCGGTGGCCACGAACGGCGCCGGTCAGACCGGCACCTTCTTCACCGACGACGACCCGTACGCCCCGCTGTACCGGCAATTGGGCGCACTGCGCGGCGAGGTCGTCACGCCCGAGGAGGTGGCCGCCGTCGTCGCCGACACGATCGAACAGCCGGAGCCGCCGCTGCGCGTACCCGCTGGCGCCCCGGCTGAACGAGCCTTGCGGGCACGCAAGGAAGCCCCCGAAGATCAGCCGTTCATGCCGGTCGACATCGACTGGTGATCAGGGCCGCCGGAAGATCGTGATCGAGTGGCCGACTTCGTCGATCGGGGTGCTGCTGTCGAGCAGTGACCGCAGGTGTGCGTCGGCCTTGGCGATGAGGGAATCGGAGACCACGAGCAGGCCGTGGACCTCGTTCGGGGGGACGCGGAGCGGGTCGGCGGCGTTGATGCCGTAGTAGGACGGCACGCCGCTGCCCTGGTAGGCGAGCCAGATCGGCCGGCCCGGGTAGCGCTGCTTCAGCCGGTCGCCCAGGCGGCCGAGATCCTGGCCCCAGTCGACGTTCGAGTCGTGCAGGCGCAGGTGCGTTTCGGCCGGGCCGCCGAACGCCTCGTTGGCGTAGGGCAGGTAGTACGGGAACGTCCGCAGCGAGCTGACCGCCACGAAAACGACCAGGACCGCCGCCGCGAGGTGGGCCCACCGGCGGCGCAACGCGACCACGCCGGCCGCCGCGACGGTCAGGAACATCGGCAGGAAAACCGTGTACCGGACGCCGAAGTCGCGGCTGCCGGTCATGGCCGCGGCCAGCAGCAAGGCGGCGGGAACGAGCACGTACGGCGCGGCCGGGCGCAGCCGGGGAATCGCCACCAGCACAACGGCACCGGCCAGCCAGAGCGCCAGCAGGCCCAGCGGCGTTTTCACCAGGATCGCGGCCGGGAGGTAGTACCACAACGAGCCGAAGTAGTGCCGGCCGAACATGAATCCGTTCCACACCTGGTCTTCGAAGCCGAACTGGAAATGCATGCCGTCGCGGTACGGCTGGGGCAGCGGCAACCAGTCGGCGAGCGCGCGCACGCCGTGGAGCACCGGCAACCCCGGCGGCGTCGTCCAGCGCAGCCGCGGATCCACGGCGAGATAGGACGCCCACACCACGGCGATCGCGATCAGCGCCACCCCGACGACGGCCGCCGCGAACTGAAAGAACCCCGTCTCGCGCGTGCGGCGGGTGTGCCAGACGGACAGCACGACCAGGAGCAGCACCACCGGAACTCCGGCCAGTGCGCTCATCTTCGTGGCAATCGCCGCACCGAGGGCCAGCCCCGCCAAGGGGAGATACAGGACCGGCCGGCG includes the following:
- a CDS encoding NmrA family NAD(P)-binding protein; protein product: MTDSLYLISGATGKTGGGTVKLLLERGHRVRAMVRREDERSRALAAAGAEIAVADLHDLNGVSAAMRGVTGAYLCHPIAPSLIEATVNFAQAATDAGVRSVVDMSQISARRDAGSDAARQHWLSERLLDRTGLLTAHLRPTFFAEWLTTWWELRDGEGYLRLPFGEGRHAPIAAADQSHVIAALLTDPEPHDRAVYTLHGPVELDHHEIAAAMAATLGFPVHYEPISVDEFAAAMTARGLSPHLVQHLSHVAVDYRNGVFAGTNDNVERVGHRVPQSVGEFVTAHKDRFDLSGPNFVPAESC
- a CDS encoding TetR/AcrR family transcriptional regulator; the encoded protein is MAGRRTDAREKMVRAAGQCLRERGYHATAFSDVLALSEAPRGSVYFHFPGGKAQLAVEAAELHVREQVAQIDRAAVAAGSPVELVHAYLGQARENLVAADYRQGCALAPLVIESAGGSDELDAMGGKAFSAMIESLTGHFAAFGIDEAAARRFAHTAVAGMEGALVTARALRSTEPFEAVSAVLESQAALLGQ
- a CDS encoding glycosyltransferase family 39 protein, with the protein product MSPSTSQLPSAEEATAQDLPPADGRRPPGRAGWRRWAFAVVVVALLAEMAFAMITTAVEQTPTIDEPVYAGTAVVYLQQHSLRYNPEHPPLGKLIIASGLAFADVHLDPAFAGDQTQLGRHVLYESGNDPGRLMLLARLPMIVLTLLFGLVVFAFARDLFGPVGGLTALALYAFSPDLIAYGALANLDVPEAGFLLTSVWLVWRARRRPVLYLPLAGLALGAAIATKMSALAGVPVVLLLVVLSVWHTRRTRETGFFQFAAAVVGVALIAIAVVWASYLAVDPRLRWTTPPGLPVLHGVRALADWLPLPQPYRDGMHFQFGFEDQVWNGFMFGRHYFGSLWYYLPAAILVKTPLGLLALWLAGAVVLVAIPRLRPAAPYVLVPAALLLAAAMTGSRDFGVRYTVFLPMFLTVAAAGVVALRRRWAHLAAAVLVVFVAVSSLRTFPYYLPYANEAFGGPAETHLRLHDSNVDWGQDLGRLGDRLKQRYPGRPIWLAYQGSGVPSYYGINAADPLRVPPNEVHGLLVVSDSLIAKADAHLRSLLDSSTPIDEVGHSITIFRRP
- a CDS encoding SDR family oxidoreductase: MSSVLITGASQGIGRAIALELANRGHRVIATARRPETLADLPVDERLRLDVTDQDSVDEAMAAAGEVDVLVSNAGATLRAPLESVPLAEVERIYQLNTIGALRVAQGVLPAMRERGSGRLVFVSSIQGRLVLPVIGAYGASKWALEAIAETLAIETRPFGVKVSIVQPGAVATNGAGQTGTFFTDDDPYAPLYRQLGALRGEVVTPEEVAAVVADTIEQPEPPLRVPAGAPAERALRARKEAPEDQPFMPVDIDW
- a CDS encoding GNAT family N-acetyltransferase, coding for MPTHPLDNATHSALTGPHARFAERRGNALRYPADISPLMALPDDPETKDWTDLAALAGARLSLTGPVLEPPDGWTVEARIPLLQFVDDGIAAASDEEAVRLGEADVPEILELVELTKPGPFLKRTIEMGTYLGIRRDGRLVAMAGERLHAPGWTEISAVCSDPAYRGHGLGTRLLLAVAAGIRDRGETPFLHVLESNVDAVRLYERLGFRLRLRTNIVIAAQP
- a CDS encoding winged helix-turn-helix transcriptional regulator translates to MVLPSTYADRNCSLARALEVVGERWTLLIVRDAFYGIRRFGDFATQLGIPRAVLTSRLKLLVREGVLVHDNTGEYRLTDKGIGLWPVVRVMMAWGDEHYSPAGVKRALRHDRDGTLLDHEGRCRECGELVPVPEIRIEPGPGFTPAKSSPDPVSARLNAPRRLLEPLAAQH